The nucleotide sequence GAGGGTTATTAAGGGATATATTCGTAAGAGAAGTTCCTTATATATTTAAAGAAGATGTGTATGCGTCTCTTTGCATGGTATCTGGGGCAACCTATGGTATCTTAGTTCTTTATACAAATATAGATAGGATATTATTAAAAAACATAGCTGTCATAACTATATTTACCATAAGAGTAGTTACGATTAAATATAATATTCATTTATCTAAAAAAATACTATAAGGTGAGATAAAATGAAAACAATAGAAAGAGAATGTGTGATACAGTTTGAGATAAAAAAATCCAAATTTATAGGATATATAAAACCAATTTTTACTAAAAATGAAGCTGAAGATTTTATAAAAAAGATAAAATCAAAACATTCAGATGCAAGGCATAATTGTAGTGCATACAAGGTTTTAGAAAATGGTCAGGAATACTACAAGGTAGATGATGACGGGGAGCCTAGTGGAACAGCAGGGAAACCGATGGGAGAGATCTTAAATATACTGGGAGTCGATAATTTAGTAGTAGTAGCTACCAGATATTTTGGTGGTATAAAATTAGGAGCCGGAGGGCTTATTCGAAATTATGCTAAAACTGCAAAATTAGCTGTGGAAGAAGCAGGAATAGTAGAATGGAATCCTAAAATAAATGTAGTAATAGAATTTTCTTATGACAGATCTACTCAGATAGATAAGTTATTGGAAGGGGAAGAGGAGTTTTCCAAGGAATATGGGGAACAAATTCTCTATAGGGGAAGAGTTTCAGAAGAGGTTCTCTTAAAGTTAAAGGAAATAAGAGGGATTATATTGATAGAAAATTAAGGCTGAATTATCAGCCTTTTTTTATTATTATAAACTTCGTGTCAAAGTCAAGTTCTAAGGGTTCCGCCCTTAACTGGGTTCATTTCTTTTCATGATCAAAAGAAACGAACCAAAGAAAAACTCACTTTTTCTAAATCATGTTATAGAGTGAGACCATGGATTCCCGTTTCTTAGTGGGATGCCTGACGGGCATAGGTAGGTCCGACGAAACTCGTAAGAC is from Psychrilyobacter atlanticus DSM 19335 and encodes:
- a CDS encoding IMPACT family protein → MKTIERECVIQFEIKKSKFIGYIKPIFTKNEAEDFIKKIKSKHSDARHNCSAYKVLENGQEYYKVDDDGEPSGTAGKPMGEILNILGVDNLVVVATRYFGGIKLGAGGLIRNYAKTAKLAVEEAGIVEWNPKINVVIEFSYDRSTQIDKLLEGEEEFSKEYGEQILYRGRVSEEVLLKLKEIRGIILIEN